GCGGATCTGCCGCTCTCTGCGATCTCGCTCTgccgcatcctcctccgtctcctgcGCAACAGCCGGCTCCTGTTGCTCATCCGGCAGTTCCAATTCCCAATCAGTTTCCTTGGGTTTGGGAAGGGCGGCAAGTCTCTCCTTGAGTTGGTGTCGGAGAGATAGATCGCGCAGTCTGGCGTCGTTAGGGGTTCCTCCAACCATGGACATTTCATCATCGTTGGCGTTCAGCGCGAAGCTATCGCGAGGCGTGCGATGAGGAGTTTGGCCAACCCTGGCTGGAGTAGCGCCGACCCCATTCGCGACCGACCGGAAAGGGGTTGCCAGCGGGTTTTCCGTGACTATCACCTGCCTCCGTGGCGCTACCGATTCGAACCCGGTTGAACCTGCACCCTCATGGAGAGGGGTGttctcaccacccaacaGAGATGACTGCGTCTCAGTCAAGGCTCTAATGTTCCGGATCTCGTTCGCGATGTGGTCTTCTTGCGCGGGAGCTCGAGGTGTTCTGATCGGCgcgttggtgttgagcgTTGTGTAGTTGCCAACCAAGCCGCGGGTGGCATCATTGTCGCTCTCGCGAGCCATCATGCTTGCCCTTTCTCCGATCATGCCCATCTTGACGATTTCCTCCAACTCACTCTCGCCAACCTGAGGGGCTGGAAGCACTAGCGCTCTCCTCttgctgctctgctctgcctCGCGCATCTTCTGCATCTGACCAGCCTTGAGCGCTGCCTGCATCGACTGCGAGGGCCCCTCATTCTTTTTTCGCTTCctttcaccctcctcatcgccctcccccttccgCTTGTTGCCAACTTGCTGCTTCTTGGGGTCAAAATGGGCTCGCTGCCACTCGTTGCGCGCAATCTCCTCAGTCGTATCGTAGAATCCAGGGACAGCCTTCTTTTCGAACGGAATATCGGCATTATAGTCCATCTGCCCCTTCTTCCTTGTTGTCActttgatgttgatgccggCCGTTTTCAGCTCTCGTCGTTTCTGAAGCGCTGCCAGCCGTCTGGACTCCTCCTGCTGTCGTTCACGGGCCTTGCGCTTGGCCTTCTTGCCCTGTGTATTGGCAAGACGGGCGCGCGCCTCGCTCAGCATttccttctcgtcctcgtcgagaTCGATGGTGTCGGGTCGGGCAGGCTTCGTTTCAGGATCGGGATCCACCTCGCCAGGGCGTAAACGACGAACATCATCGGCGGATGGTGCctgggcttctcctccatcggGACCGGTCAGACCGAGGGACGAGGCTTCTCGTTGTTCGGCTTCGTCGAGGAGCTTCTGGTAGCGTTCGAGACACTGGTTGGCAGTGCGGCCGACAATCGGGGCGATGGTGCGCCATTGCGTGGGCATCAACTTTGCCAAATGTAACAACttttcatcctcctccttgctccACTCGATCTTCTTGATGCTGGGGTCGAGCCACTCGTTCCATCTTGCCTTGCActgttttggtgttttccGGGCCAAGAGCGACGAGACACGCGCCCACTGGTTCAGCCCGTACTTGCTGACGGACGCCTTGAGAATTTCATCTTCGATGTTCGTCCATACACCTCCTTTTACCACGGGCATCTTGTTTACTGGTCGGTTTGATGGGCCCGGTTGGCGATGATTGTGGAATGTTGAAAAAGTTGGAACAGGCAAGTCACGGAAAAGTGGAAGGCGAAGCTGCGCGTGAGGCTTGGTTTGACGACTGGGCGTTGCACCATTTGATTGGGTGGAAATCCAGATGTAAGGACCCACACAAGCTTTTCAAGATGGCTCTTGGCACTCTTTTGATCCTTGTCAGCCCGCGTCTCCCAGCGCGTCGCAACTGACTTGCTTCCAACTTCCAATTGACAGAATCTCAACCACCGAAGCGCAATCTCAACGGCGACTAGTTTTCGGGTATATACTCAGTCAAATCTTTCATTCCACTTGACCGAACAATATAGAGCgttgcctttttttctttctctttcgtTAACAGTTTCTACGTCAAAAAGCGAATGTATTGCGCCATTGATAGAGCTGTTCTCTACTCAGAGCATCTTTTCGTCGATACAATAGAAACCAGTGCGTGAGCAAATCCGCAACAATGGCCGACCCAAGCTCCCCGCAACCTCCAAGGGAGACCACGCCTTCCTTGATCTCTTCTATACCTCAAAAGCGTGCGCTCCCAGACGACACCCACAGTCCCGCCGTTCCCTCGCCCCTCAATCCCGATGGGAAATCCCAAAAAGTACAGATTCAGCCACcagcagaagaaggaacAACCATGGGACGAGAGAAACGGACGAAAAAGGAGTCTCTCAAAAAGAGAGAGTCCAAGGGCGCCACGGGAGGTGACAGCTCGAGGGCTTCACCAGCACCCAAGCCGAAAGAGCAACCTGGCGAGATGGCGCCCTTGAGATACAAGCTCGCGCCCCCAAAGATCACCGACTTTGACCTTCCGCGTGGGCCGGTATTCACCAGCCATCACGAGGTACAAGATTCCGAGGGGAGATCAATTGAGTTCTACGAGACGTCAGATCAGTAGGTACTCTCTACCTCCTATTGGTGAAGTGCTTGTCTAACATCATTGCAGTGTCTACAACAAGAAGAACTTCCACTACACCCACTGTATTGCTGATCCCACGTTTCCGTCCATGTTCTACTATCGCAACACTGAGCCAGAACCGTATGGCGCCCACCTGAATTTCGAAGATGCCGCCTCGCACATGTATTTCGACCAGCAAGGCACACATGTGACCTCTGATAAGGGCTTCCGGATGGCTCGTGCCAATGTCGCAGTAAGGGAAGGGCGTTGGTACTGGGAGTGCAAGGTCACTCGTGGAATTttgaaaaacaaaaacgaaGGCGATCCAGAATCCCATGGGCACATTCGTCTCGGATTTGCGCGTAGGGAAGCCTCCCTCGATGCGCCGGTTGGGTTTGACGCTTACAGCTATGGAATTCGGGACAAATCTGGCCAGAAGATTCACATGTCTCGACCCAAAGACTTTTTCCCCGAAGGCGAGGACatcaaagaaggagacgTGATTGGTCTCGAGATCCAATTACCTTCCGAGCGGCTGCACAGAAAAGTCGTTCAAGGGCACTACAACCCGGCCGTTGATCTCATCGCTGAAGACGAAGGCCATCCCGACGGCATCATCGAGTATCCCAACATCATCCGCGACCGTATTCCGATCCGCTTCAAAGCTCACATCTACTTTGAAAAGATCGACtaccacaccaccaaagagTTGGAAGAGTTGATGAATCCAAGTTCGGGACCTAACAATTCCTCTGAACCTCCCAACCCGAATCACACCTCTCCAGCGTTGCGCACCCTTCCCAACTCATACATCAAGGTCTACAAGAATGGGAAGTTTATGGGTACTCCCTTCACCGATCTGTTAGCTTTCTTGCCCCCAGCGTCACGAATGGTGAACAACCAACAAGCTGGCGGTAGCGGTGGGGCCGGCGTGTTGGGCGGCAGAGATGTGCTTGATGATGGGTCGGTGGGGTATTATCCTGCCGTGAGTGTCTTTAGAGGAGGTGCCGTTGAGTGCAATTTTGGGCCCAATTTCTGGTATCCTCCGCCTGAATTttcacagcaacaaccgcaaggggaggatgtgatTGTGGCCGAAGGTGATGCTAGCCAGAAGCCAGAAGCGGGAGAAAATCAGCCACGTGCGTTGGCGGATAGATATGACGAGCAAATAGTAGAGGACATTCTCTATGACATTGTCGATGAGGTTGGCTTCTGGTCTTTGGGtctggggagaggtgggagtAAGGATGAAAAGTTGGCTGAAGGAGGGACAGGCCTTGCTATGCCACCAggcggtgggag
This genomic stretch from Podospora bellae-mahoneyi strain CBS 112042 chromosome 1 map unlocalized CBS112042p_1.2, whole genome shotgun sequence harbors:
- the CEF1 gene encoding Pre-mRNA-splicing factor cef1 (BUSCO:EOG09261CXQ; COG:K; EggNog:ENOG503NU2G); translation: MPVVKGGVWTNIEDEILKASVSKYGLNQWARVSSLLARKTPKQCKARWNEWLDPSIKKIEWSKEEDEKLLHLAKLMPTQWRTIAPIVGRTANQCLERYQKLLDEAEQREASSLGLTGPDGGEAQAPSADDVRRLRPGEVDPDPETKPARPDTIDLDEDEKEMLSEARARLANTQGKKAKRKARERQQEESRRLAALQKRRELKTAGINIKVTTRKKGQMDYNADIPFEKKAVPGFYDTTEEIARNEWQRAHFDPKKQQVGNKRKGEGDEEGERKRKKNEGPSQSMQAALKAGQMQKMREAEQSSKRRALVLPAPQVGESELEEIVKMGMIGERASMMARESDNDATRGLVGNYTTLNTNAPIRTPRAPAQEDHIANEIRNIRALTETQSSLLGGENTPLHEGAGSTGFESVAPRRQVIVTENPLATPFRSVANGVGATPARVGQTPHRTPRDSFALNANDDEMSMVGGTPNDARLRDLSLRHQLKERLAALPKPKETDWELELPDEQQEPAVAQETEEDAAERDRRERQIREAREYLERKRRTQVMQRDLPRPVYVDWKATFAELSKSDESEVEKLVAKEAALLMAHDATKYPLPGAPPNVKPVDIARLEDDSLEEARLQILMEMREKPKPEAVQAVYNRNNTNALLLGLGCYDDEDDSEEEQNIAIMRSALDTAIDALIASAEKGNKLEKKLNLHLGGYKNRAGMLRKKIGEAHEALEKARAALSGFKVLQTSEEAAIQRRLGALRAEVAFVSTREREAQEQYRKMRAELEELTLNGGRINGH
- the ASH2 gene encoding transcription factor, contains a PHD finger motif (EggNog:ENOG503NZB5; BUSCO:EOG09262X7T; COG:B; COG:K) codes for the protein MADPSSPQPPRETTPSLISSIPQKRALPDDTHSPAVPSPLNPDGKSQKVQIQPPAEEGTTMGREKRTKKESLKKRESKGATGGDSSRASPAPKPKEQPGEMAPLRYKLAPPKITDFDLPRGPVFTSHHEVQDSEGRSIEFYETSDHVYNKKNFHYTHCIADPTFPSMFYYRNTEPEPYGAHLNFEDAASHMYFDQQGTHVTSDKGFRMARANVAVREGRWYWECKVTRGILKNKNEGDPESHGHIRLGFARREASLDAPVGFDAYSYGIRDKSGQKIHMSRPKDFFPEGEDIKEGDVIGLEIQLPSERLHRKVVQGHYNPAVDLIAEDEGHPDGIIEYPNIIRDRIPIRFKAHIYFEKIDYHTTKELEELMNPSSGPNNSSEPPNPNHTSPALRTLPNSYIKVYKNGKFMGTPFTDLLAFLPPASRMVNNQQAGGSGGAGVLGGRDVLDDGSVGYYPAVSVFRGGAVECNFGPNFWYPPPEFSQQQPQGEDVIVAEGDASQKPEAGENQPRALADRYDEQIVEDILYDIVDEVGFWSLGLGRGGSKDEKLAEGGTGLAMPPGGGREEIKELVQDD